The following are encoded in a window of Paenibacillaceae bacterium GAS479 genomic DNA:
- a CDS encoding Copper amine oxidase N-terminal domain-containing protein translates to MNKRSKWLYRLIPATLAIGLISVQLDFVTSDSKTVHAADGIRLMFNGSEYKPNTAPFVDKGMVYIPLRDVGGLLGSRVKWDQASRTVLMSYPELQVKLSADAKEAVVNDTIIQLSSTLRNVNGALFVPIRFFAEATGTDVQWDPATNTVNMKRLDDYDDELERRGIWLNRVTGELYTYQPSESRAVKVGQLDAAFQGKLEIQYGYSDSNIIFYITDHYGDEANPSFTIYSVLLRKNKIIRQTKASYKKRYEPNVSGYQTYHPDGWKQFSVLTDGKVVTVYNEAGEVETQHDLTKLTGVNDIYSVLGIGSDYLVVRPQSSGMLTLIDLKDDSVVLLADQLLKGKELDYARTNTTPYRGDELNLKGNMGNGILEFYMDSPIDGKKDVYTRFLYERPSYEKERAALPKRRSVSELASICTPETLKEVNMQDGDITYIPLLSVKKEDLGSLNAVCGILKKLAINGVEETFEEDLFPTTFFHGVTVSFKDGDSISLYGASGGIATGVGFGKRLVLRDQESSHVFKQLYVSKPKLSLLPGKATIGDMVRIKGYNDSFWEETSDVFVYWEPLHSTGINTINTSLLIYTGKARFGLFDFNFKLPATGKASNGTMKPLQAGKGMIRVYDSAPFETVAKK, encoded by the coding sequence GCAGCTGACGGCATACGGCTCATGTTCAACGGATCGGAATACAAGCCGAATACCGCTCCATTTGTGGATAAGGGCATGGTGTATATTCCTTTGCGGGATGTCGGCGGGTTGCTTGGAAGCAGAGTGAAATGGGATCAAGCTTCTAGAACGGTGCTTATGAGCTATCCGGAGCTTCAGGTAAAGCTAAGCGCAGACGCTAAGGAAGCAGTTGTAAATGATACTATCATTCAGCTTTCAAGCACGCTTCGCAATGTAAACGGGGCGCTGTTTGTTCCGATTCGATTTTTTGCAGAGGCGACTGGAACGGATGTGCAATGGGACCCGGCGACCAATACCGTGAATATGAAACGCCTTGATGACTACGATGATGAGCTGGAGCGAAGAGGAATTTGGTTAAATCGTGTGACGGGTGAGCTTTACACGTATCAACCCAGCGAGTCCCGAGCTGTTAAGGTGGGACAGTTGGATGCAGCATTTCAAGGCAAATTGGAGATTCAATACGGATACAGCGACAGCAACATTATTTTCTACATTACGGACCATTATGGGGATGAAGCCAATCCCAGCTTTACCATCTATTCCGTTCTTCTGCGCAAAAATAAAATCATTCGGCAAACAAAAGCGAGTTATAAAAAGCGTTATGAACCGAATGTGAGCGGCTATCAGACGTACCATCCTGACGGATGGAAGCAATTTTCGGTGCTGACCGACGGGAAGGTGGTAACGGTGTACAATGAAGCGGGAGAGGTCGAAACGCAGCATGACCTAACGAAGCTGACAGGAGTGAATGATATCTATTCCGTCTTGGGCATTGGCAGCGATTATCTAGTTGTGCGTCCCCAGTCCTCCGGCATGCTTACGCTTATTGATCTTAAAGACGATTCCGTCGTCCTGCTTGCTGATCAATTGCTTAAGGGCAAAGAGCTAGATTACGCCCGTACCAATACAACCCCATATCGCGGCGATGAATTGAACCTCAAAGGCAATATGGGTAACGGTATACTGGAATTTTATATGGATAGTCCCATTGACGGCAAAAAGGATGTATACACTCGCTTCTTATATGAGCGGCCTTCATACGAGAAAGAGAGAGCTGCTCTTCCGAAACGCCGCAGCGTTAGCGAATTGGCTTCGATATGCACGCCCGAAACATTGAAGGAAGTAAATATGCAAGACGGAGATATAACGTATATTCCGCTTCTCAGCGTAAAAAAGGAAGACCTTGGTTCATTGAACGCGGTCTGCGGAATCTTAAAAAAGCTGGCTATCAATGGAGTAGAGGAAACCTTTGAAGAAGATCTGTTTCCGACTACCTTTTTCCATGGTGTGACTGTCTCGTTTAAAGATGGGGATTCAATTTCACTTTATGGAGCCTCTGGTGGAATTGCAACGGGAGTAGGCTTTGGCAAAAGACTCGTTTTGCGAGATCAGGAATCCTCCCATGTATTTAAACAACTATATGTCTCAAAACCAAAGTTAAGCTTGCTACCTGGGAAGGCTACAATTGGTGATATGGTTCGGATCAAGGGGTATAATGATTCTTTTTGGGAAGAAACGAGTGATGTATTCGTGTATTGGGAACCGCTTCATTCGACAGGTATAAACACTATCAACACTTCGTTGCTGATTTATACGGGTAAAGCCCGGTTTGGATTATTTGATTTCAACTTCAAGCTACCCGCTACAGGTAAAGCCTCGAACGGCACGATGAAGCCTCTCCAGGCTGGCAAGGGAATGATTCGGGTTTATGATTCAGCCCCTTTTGAAACCGTTGCAAAGAAATAA